The sequence AATTATAGAATGTTTTTGTCGTAGCGTAGGTTAGGTCAACGTAAGGCACCACCCGGCGTTACGCATCGGGAAAATTGGTGTCCAACGCTCGAAGAGTTGGGGCTTCAGTTCGAGAAGAAATTCTTCGGTGCTCCTCCCGAACGGAAGGGAAAGACAAATGGCACGACCGATTTCGAGAAAGGAAAGTCATATTTTTCGCAAATCGAGGCAACCTACACCGCTGTTGGGTTCGTGCCCGCAGAGGTAAAGCGCGTTTGGGTCTGCTGGCTCGTCAAAGACGGCGACCGCGCTAAACCTTTGATGGTGCCCTTTCACTCGAAGCACCTTGACCGCACCTTCGAGATTGAAGTCCTAGGCCTCCGTGACTTCATCTTGCCCGAGCTTGCTGACGCTATCGGTACCGCAAACTACGATGATGAAATTCTTCGCACTCTCGGTTTCATTAAGCAGCGTGAGTTGCAGACCGCAGTGGCCTAACACTACGTTCGAGGCGACCTGCGCGAAAAGCCGCGCAGGCGCCTCAACTTCACGTTAGGCCGGCAACCAACCCTGTCCCCAAGGAGCATTCACCGCAACCAGGGGATGACGGTAGAGACGCTGGAGGGACGCGACCGTTAGTACCTCGGTAACGGGTCCAGCAGTGGTATCTCCGTTACCGTAGAGCAACAGGCAATGGTCGCAGAAACGGGCGACCAAATTGACATCGTGGAGGGCCATCAACAGCGTCCCCGCCCGAGCATGGGCACGCGCTACCAGGAGAGAAAAGAGACGCATCTGATGGGCTGGGTCCAAATGATTGGTGGGTTCGTCTAGTAAACCAATCGGGGTGTCTTGCGTCAGAAAGGCCGCCATTCGCAAGCGTTGGCGCTCCCCGCCGGAGAGTGTGACCGTTTCACGCTGCTCTAGTGCCACCAAATCCATCGCCGCCAGGGCCTCTCGGGCCAACGCGTAGTCACTTTCCGTCTCCCAGCCAAATCGCCCAAGGTGAGGGTGACGACCAATCAGAGTCGACTCCAGTACCGTAGAAGGAAAAG is a genomic window of Gammaproteobacteria bacterium containing:
- a CDS encoding hypothetical protein (Evidence 5 : Unknown function), which codes for MGLQFEKKFFGAPPERKGKTNGTTDFEKGKSYFSQIEATYTAVGFVPAEVKRVWVCWLVKDGDRAKPLMVPFHSKHLDRTFEIEVLGLRDFILPELADAIGTANYDDEILRTLGFIKQRELQTAVA
- a CDS encoding iron complex transport system ATP-binding protein, with the translated sequence MPGVTLLEARGLTVEVADYTVCRGLDLALYPGECWGMLGVNGAGKTTLLHTLAGLHPARTGSVLLDGLSRTQLGRRGWAQRLGVVFQDESDPFPSTVLESTLIGRHPHLGRFGWETESDYALAREALAAMDLVALEQRETVTLSGGERQRLRMAAFLTQDTPIGLLDEPTNHLDPAHQMRLFSLLVARAHARAGTLLMALHDVNLVARFCDHCLLLYGNGDTTAGPVTEVLTVASLQRLYRHPLVAVNAPWGQGWLPA